The Nitrospirota bacterium genomic interval ATTGCTACAATACATTCAAAGCAACCGCAGGAAGTCATTGGATTTTCCATAATTGTATATAGATTTAGCGTCTCAACTGAACCACCAGATGCCTTTTTCAGATAATCATCAATTCCAGAGTATCTGCCGTAACGCGCATCCAGAAGCTCTCCTTTTATTATAGGCTGGTTACCTCCGGTTGGATCAATCTCATACGCTGCCCTACAGTCAAGCCAGTTAAAAGCTCCGCATAGACCGAGCCTTTCTGGGCTTACAACACACACATGACTTGGAGCAAATGATTGACAGAGAAGACATGAATAGAAGGTATCTACTGCTTCATCGGTAAGACCACCGAGCCTCTGGTCTCTTTCTCTGTAAGCTTTCCTCGCCTCTTCCTGAATTCTCAGAACGTCTTCCTCATCAGTATAAAGAGTAACCTGAACTTTGTCTACAATAGTTTTGAATCTATTATGTATCATAGTTATATTAATGATTCCAAGATGTTCGAGAGTAAAGCCTTCCTTCTTGGCATTATGGCTAATTCTAAGCCAGTTAATATCACGCTGACCCATATGCCACACACCTTGTGCCTCATTGATATTGGAATGCACTTTTCGCTCTATGACCGATTCAAAATCTGTCTGCATTTTTCTTCCAGCAACATCTATTACAATACCAAGAGGCATTTGGCCACCCTTATTGTATTTCTCCTCCCAATCGTTTCCAACAATAATTACCTTGCCATCTTCTATTTCATCCATTTCCTTCATCCGCACCCATTCGAATGAGGGGGTTCTGTTACCACCGAACTCCATGAACATATCTTCTTTACGAATTCTTTCACCTTCAAATGCAGGACCATACGCAACAGGAATTGGTGGTTTTTCAACTATAATCTTTAAACCTCTGACCTCTATAGCCTTCTGGACAATCTTATCGTGATCCAGCTCTTTATCAACTTCTTCATAAATACATACACCTGTTGGATGTATGACAGGCACATCAGTATCACAGACCGCTGGGTATCCCATGTTTATTGCACCTGCACCTGTTGTCCATTTTATTTCGTCAAGATCCCCTAATACCAGGGCAAAAGCAAAAACCCTGTCTTTCGTATATTTGAGATGGGCTTTATAATCACCCGGCTTTTTACCTCCAAAAATAAGAGAAGCTCTTATTGACCAGTCCAATGGATATATCGTATGCTCTGTATCTGGTCCTACAGGCACGATCCGCGTCTCCCATCCCAGTTCTACACCTTTCCTGAGAAGCTGCTTTGTAACGCTGTTCCCATTAACATGGCCTGACAGAAAAGTAAGGATATTCTTTTCCTGAAGTTCTCGCACTATCTTTACAGCTGTGTCGTCATCTGGAGCTGCTCCAATAATAGCTGCAAAACCTGGCATAGTTCCATCAACAAGCTGAATGCCTAAATTCCTCTGAATAGTATCAGTAATAAATCCATTATAAACATATCCAGTCTCAGGGTCTGTAAAAGGTTCAAGATTATTTATATACCGAAGTGCCATTAGAATCTCTTCTGCGAAAAGTGATGCCATTCCTGAATCCAATGCTTCACCGAGATATGGTCTCCACAAGTTCTCTTCTGGTTCCGGGTGTAACATTTCTTTTGCCATCCCGAGTGCAACCCTCATATCTGATAGTGTCTTTACTGGAAAAGCTGTCATAGCATATATAAGTGGTAAATAAAAAGCTGTATCGGGAAACTCGAAAGTAAAATTTTCGCCTTTTTCTGATATATTTTTTTCGAGCATATCTTCTGCCTTCTTGACAAGTAAATGGGCACCTCTTATAGCGGCTGAGGCAATTAGCTTGGACATTACTTCCTCCTGTATTTAAAATTGAAAAGCAAAATTTAAAAAAATTTCTATTTCTATGCTGTCCTTACTCTTAAAAATGCAGGAATGCCATTTGCTTCTCTTGGTCCTACAGTGACTTTCCACCCATCAAGTTTATCTTCAATTGCCCCACTTAGTATTGCTACATATCCAGGAATTATTAATTCTCGATGTTTTATTTCTTTCTCTACTCCGCTTTCCTTGATGAATTGCGCAATCTTTCCTGCTGTAAATTTTCCGGCTGCCCACGCAGTAAGAACAGAAAGTCCTTCGCAGTCCATTACAGCAAGATAACTCGGGATCCTGCTGTTTTCTATTTCTCCTGAAACAATGAAGTATGTAAGTGAGAAATTAGTTGTTATCATAAGTGGGGAATCAGGAGTTGGTTCGCCAAGTTTATAAATTTTCTGTTCAACCTGCATAGGGACCTGTGGATCTGTGTAAATATTCTGTCTTAATGTAAACAGAACTATGTTCTTCCATTTTTCGATGCTGCTAAGAACAATAATTGAAGAGTACTTTATAGTAGCGAGACCTGCTATAAGTGCTTCTGTAAGACTGTCTTCTCGTTGAGCAAAAGTGATCACAGGGAATCCAAGTGGTTTAAAATTCTTTTTTATGGCTGATCTTCTTATCAATGTGTTATGTTCCAATATTTCGTTTGCCTTTCTTGCACCTGAATCTATTACCATATCAGATATTCCTGAAGATTGAAGCTTTTCTGTTAATGAAACGAGAGCTTCAAAACCACCATTAGTTGATGAGACAGTAACACCAGCAATTGCATTGTATTTTTTTACAATTGGCACTATCTGTTCAACATTGTCTTTGTTTACTCCATAAACTATAGGCCTTTTATCAGCACAAAGCTTCAACGCAGACTCAGCAGATTGCGGGTTAACTGTGCAAATAATCAGAGGCACTTCAGGTGCTTTTGTAATAATCGTCTTAACAGCATACTCAAACTTTCCTGCATCATTTGAATCATTAAAAAGGGCTATCGCATCTATCCTTAGTTTCTGTCCCACTCTGTCAATTTCTGAATGAAGCACTTCATCAACCTTCTTTATTATTTCAGACTCTGGAAGTGTGTCTTTAATCTCTAATGCAAATGCACAGGGATTAACAAATCTTTTATCGTGTCTAAAAAGGACAGTCTCTTCCCCCAATTTTATAGATCTTTCACCAATGCCAAAAGTGATAGGTCTTATTGGTGGTGCAGAAGCCTCTCCGAGTTTTTGTCTGGCTTCATCAGAGACATCAGGACATGCATCCAGCGACGCTTGCCTCTGTGCCAGTTTCATTGCAAAAGCAAGACACGTGGGAAATCCGCATTTTTTACAGTTTGTTTTTGGTAACAGCTTAAATATCTCAACACCGGTTAAAGCCATTCTTTTACCTCCGTTAACAACTTTCTACCCTATTAATTCGTCAATAATTTTCTCAACTCCTTCAACTGCTTTAGGATGCCTCATAATCAGAAGTTCAGCTCCTGCAATAAGCAATGACATTGCTGTAACAGCTTCCCATGCTATTCCTCTATCTGAAACATTCCCCCATTGTGGCACTTCATCTTCAGTGGCCTGAGTTTCTTTTACTTTCCATACATACATTCCTATATCCCCTAATAATGGTTGCTGCATAGTCACATCGTTCTGAGTGAGTGCTGCAAGTCGTATTCTCTCCATAACTGAATAGGTATATTCAAGTCCATAACCTAAGGCAGAACACATGGGATCGATAATAATTCTCTCTTTATCAAAACCCATCTGTGTAATAAGAATATTCAACTGTTTTGATAGATTAATATCAAGTTCGGACATAGCAATTAATTTATGGTTATGTGCCATAGCAGCAGCAGCGATCGTTTTGTAATTTGCTTCCTGCGCCTTCCCAATTATACAATTTCTTCCTTTTGCTGCCTCCGCAGCTGCAATCAAAATAGAAGCATCTTTCTCTGCATGGTTACTGCCAAGTATAATTAAAGGAACATCAACTGCTGAAAGGACTTCTCTTACCGTCTTAGCAGCATGTTCAGGTGGACTATTTTCTCTGTCTGGGTGTGTGCTTATCAACCTCAGCGCTATAGTTTTAGCATGCAAATCATTCTGACAAAACTTTGCCCATGATACAGGATCGTTTGATACACCATCATATAGTTTTTGTAAATTTTCAGGCCAGTCAATTGGAGGCACATCCTGTATTTCATAAGCGATTAAAGGTCTATTAGGACATGATCCATCAAAAACATGGAGGTTAAGGACATTCTCCCCTCCGAATTTTATTTCTTTTGGATCATCTCCGATAGATACTTGATAAACTTTCCCTGAATATGTCTCTTTCGGTGGGGTAAAAGCCATCTTATCCTCCAATTAGCAATTTTAATAATTCATTAAGAAACTTTATTTTAATAAATTAAAGTATGAGTATGCAATTTTTTATTAGCCCATTTTTTACACTCTGATAAATAATCCTAATGTATCTCTAAATAAGAATGAGCATAAAGAGTCCTTCCCATAATGACATTAATAGTCTTTACTGTTGGAGTAATCTCATGAGGATCAGCAATAACAGCAGTCAAACCTTCATACATCAAAAGTGAAAGGAAATGATTATTTAATATCGGCCTTATGTGTTTTGGGCACCCATTCGATACATTACTAAGACCTACTACTGTTTTCATTGGTGGATCATTAAGTTCTTGAAAAATCCTGACAGCCTTTATGACCTTCAATGCATGGTCCTGGGAAGTTGCCACTTGCAACACCAGAGGATCCAGATATAAGTCTTCAAGAGGAACACCATATTCTGAAGTTCTTGCCATAATTTCTGCTGCTAAAGCAGCTCTTTCTTCTGCATCTGCAGGCAAACCTCCTTTTCCAACAGTAAGACCTATTATCTGAGAATTATACTTTGCTGCAAGTTCGAGCATCGGAAACCTTTCGGGATCATTTGATGTTGAATTGATAAGAGGCCTGCCCCACTGATTATTATGCACCTTTAGCCCAGCTTCAATTGCTTTATAATTTGTTGTATCAAGACAAACGGGCAAAGGGACTACTTCTTGTATTGTAGTTACCATCCATTGCATCATTTCTTCGCCTTGGTCTTCAGCAGGTCCGATATTTGCGTCTATCATTCCCGCGCCAGCTTTCCACTGTGATATAGCAATATCCTGTATCGGTCCTTTATCCTTTTTCAATAATGCTTCTCTTACTCTTTTAGCAATGATACTTAATTTTTCTCCAATGATAAGCATAACTAAATATGCTCCTTTCTGATTTTCTGGGTAATCCAAAAATTGTATACCAGACAATCTTGATTTTCAAACTTGATTTTCAAAATTATGAAACCTCAATAAAATGCATAAGTCAAAAACAATAACATAAAAACATTTTTCAGGTAAAGAACTTCTATAAGCAATTGTTAAAAATATCCTTGATTATTTTCTAAAAATAATTATAAAATCGCAGAAATAATATTGACAAAGGTAGACGTTTATACTATCTTTTATGTTACGTTTTGAAATTTGGAAGGAGGTGAAAATTTAATGAAGAAAATTATAGCGTTAATCTTATCATTAGCCTTAATGGTAGCATTTACAATAGGGTGCAAACCAGCTGAAACACCAAAGCCTGAGGCACCAGCACCAGCTCCAGCTCCAGCTCCTGAGCAGGCACCAGCTCCAGCTCCAGCTCCTGAGCAGGCTCCAGCTCCAGCTCCTGAGAAGCCAGCTGAAGCTCCAGCAGGCAAATAGCAATTTAACAAAGAAGGGCAGTATAACTGCCCTTCTTTTTAATTGCTTTTTCATTACAAAAACTGGTATTTTACAATTATCCTACGATTTTTAATTTAAAGAGTGGGTTTACCCACTCTTTTGTTTTATATACTACTATTAACAGGTAATTTCATAAATGATTCAAGAAACGAAACAGAAAATAAAAGAATTAGCAACTCAGGTTGCTGAAGAATATGGAGTTGAAATCTTTGACATCGAGCTGCTCGGGACTGGAAAAATTTTACTAAGAGTGATTATTGATAAAGAGGGTGGTATTACACTTGATGACTGTGAAAGGTTCAGTAAGCGTCTCGGGGCTCTGCTCGATATTGAAGATCCAATCCCTGGTTCTTACACACTTGAAATTTCTTCACCTGGTCTCGACCGACCTCTAAAAAATATCAGGGATTTTCAGATTAGTTTGGGAAAATTGGCACGTATCATAACAACAGAAAAAATTGAAAATCAAAATTTTTTTATCGGATATATATCAGAAATAAATGATGATTATGTAAAATTAATAGTACATGGGAAGGAAATTAAAATCCCATTTGAAAAAATATCGAAAGCACGGCTGGAGATAGAAGTATAATGTCCAAAGAGCTTTGTTTTGTAATTGACCAAATAAGTAGAGAAAAGGGCATTTCGAGAGAGACGCTAATTGAAACACTGCGTTCAGCCCTACTTTCTGCTGTAAGGAAGAGGTTTGGAGGTAGGACAAATATTAATCTGCAGATAGATCCAAAGACCTGTGATATATTGGTGTTTGAAACAAAGTATATTGTATCAAAAGTATCAAATAAGGACGAGGAAATCTCATTGGAAGATGCAAACAAAATTTCACCTGAAGCATCGGTAGGAAACACTATCAATATACCATTGAATTTTCACGATTTCAGCAGAATCGCTGCTCAGACTGCAAAACAGGTTATATTCCAAAGGGTAAGAGAAGCTGAGAGAGATGTAATCTATAACGAATTCAAAGATAAGACAGGTGAGATAGTAAGCGGTGTTGTAATGAGAAAAGAAAAAGGATTTTTTTATTTAAATCTCGGGAAAACAGAAGCAATACTGCCTCTTAAAGAAATGCTTCCCAATGAGAATCTCAAAAGAGGAGATAACATACGAGCTTTAATACAAGATGTAAGAATTACTCCAAAAGGCCCTGCAATTCTGGTAACAAGGACAAGCCCACAGTTTGTCGCAGCCCTTTTCAAAATGGAGGTCCCTGAAATAAATGAAGGGCTTGTACTAATCAGGAACATAGTACGAGAACCGGGTGAAAGGACAAAAATTGCAGTCTATTCAAAGAATCCTTCTATTGACCCTGTCGGTGCTTGCGTGGGAATGAAAGGCACACGTGTTCAATCTATTGTAAGAGAACTCCGCGGTGAGAGAATAGACATCATTCCATGGACAGATGATCCAAGAGAACTCGTTGCAAGAGCACTCAGTCCTGCATCAGTGGACAGAATTGGCATAAACGAGGATACAAAAACAGCAATGGTAGTCGTTAATGACCAACAACTATCCCTTGCAATAGGTAAAAAAGGCCAAAATGTTAGACTTGCGATGAAACTAACCGGCTGGGATATTGATATCATTAGCGAAACAGAATATTCCAAAATGAGAATAGAAGAGGCGGATAAGACATTTTCACCTCCTTCTGCTGATGGATAAGGACCCTTCAGATTTTCAAATCCAGTATATAAAGGGTGTAGGCCCATATCGTGCAAAACTCCTAACTCGTCTCGGCATCAAAACAGTAAAAGATGCATTATATTACCTCCCTTACCGATATGAAGACAGAAGTAACATTCGTAAAATAAGCGACTTGAGATATAGCAGTCTTGAAACTGCGGCAGGTAAAATAGTTTCTGCTGAGGTCATAAAATTGCCAGGCAAAAACTTGAAAATATTTGAGCTGACTATCTATGACGGAAGCGGCATTCTGAAAGGCAAATGGTTTAACCAGCCTTATATGAAGAAAATTTTTAAATTGGGGCAGGAAATTTTACTCTGCGGCATTGTAAAAAGAAATCCTTATTGGGGGATTGGCTTTGAAATGGACAATCCTGAATATGAGATTATTACCGATGAAGATATCTCTATTCATATGAACCGTATTGTACCGATATACAGAGTGACAAGTGGACTGTCTGTAAGACAGATGCGGTCAATACTATACAACATCATCAATACATTTACAAAAACACTTTGTGATCATTTGCCTAAGGAGGTAAGGGAAAGGAATACCTTACCGGATTTATCAAAAAGTATATCAGAGGTCCATTTCCCAAGTTCAGTCACCGATATCGAAATCCTAAATAGATGGGCAACAGAATATCACAGAAGACTTTCTTTTGATGAACTTTTTATGCTCGAACTTGGCCTTGCAGTTATGAAAAAAGGCTTTACACAAGAAAAAGGCATCTCCTTCAATCCTGAAGGAAAACTCTTGAGAAAATTCATTGAGATACTTCCATTCAAACTAACCATGGCTCAGAAAAAAATATTCAATGAAATTCTCAGAGATATGAAAAAACCAAATCCAATGAATAGGCTTATTCAGGGCGATGTGGGATGTGGTAAAACAGTAGTTGCTTTAATGGCAATGCTCGTGGCAACAGAATGCGGCTATCAATCAACTCTGATGGCCCCAACAGAAATTCTTGCAGAACAGCACTATCTCAATATATATAAACTGTTAGAAGATCTCGGACTTAAAATATGCCTTTTGACTGGTAGCAAAAAGGATAGACCACTCGATAAGATAGCTGCTGGTGAGGTCGACATCATTGTTGGCACACATGCATTAATTCAAGAGTCAGTAACTTTTTCGAAGCTTGGACTTGTAGTCATAGATGAACAGCACAGATTCGGAGTTATACAGAGGTCTCTATTAAGAAAAAAAGGGATTAATCCTGATGTTCTTGTCATGACTGCCACACCTATCCCGAGGACACTTTCTCTTACACTTTATGGAGATTTAGATTACTCAATTATTGACGAACTTCCTCCAAACAGAAGACCTATAACTACAATACTTGTTAAATCATCACAAAAGGAATATATTTACAGACTCATAAAAGAAGAAGTCAAAAAGGGAAGACAGGTTTATGTTGTATATCCTATAATAGAAGAGTCTGAAAAAATCGATTTAAAGTCTGCAATCTTAGGGAAAAAAGCCTTCGAAAAAGTATTCCCCTATCTCAAGATAGGCCTGATTCATGGAAAAATGAAGGCTATTGAAAGAGAAACAATCATGACAGCATTCAAACATGGGGAAATACAGATACTTGTCAGCACAACTGTGATAGAGGTCGGAGTAGATGTGCCTAATGCCACCCTTATGGTTATAATACATGCTGAAAGATTCGGACTCTCACAGCTTCATCAACTAAGGGGCAGAATAGGAAGAAGTTCGCATAAATCTTATTGTATACTTGTTGCATATGAACCATATGGCGAGGAGGCTAAGAGGAGATTGAATATTATGGTTAAGACAAATGATGGCTTTAAGATTGCCGAAGAGGATTTAGCCATCAGAGGTCCAGGAGAGTTTTTTGGTACACGTCAATCAGGTGTGCCTGATCTCAAAATCGCCAATATTGTAAGAGATGCTTCACTTCTGAACGAAGCAAGAAAAGAAGCATTCAATATAATTGATATAGACCCTGAGTTGCTCAGTTTTCCCAGCCTGAAGAATTCACTTGAACAGTTCTGGCATGGAAAGATAGAATTGTTTAAAACAGGTTAAGGTAAAATCGCCATGTGGCAACGTTTAAAAAATAATTTCGACAATGGTATCAAAAAACTCAAATGGTTTTCATCAGCTCTGTCGGAAAGACTGAAGATAGAGATATCTGTAATGAAACTGCTTCATCAGTCTGAACAACTGGCTGAAAAAAAAGATGAATTGATGAAAGTAATCGGTCGTAGAGTATTTGAATTAAGACAACAATCCGAACGGTCTATAATTAATGACAGAATTATCTCGGAAGCACTTATTGAAATCGAACGGATTAATAGCGAAATAGAAGCCACAAAGAAGAAGGCTTCGGAAATAAGTAAAATAGAACCTTGATTGAGTATTTTATTCCATATATATTAAGCTTTTTACTTGGCTCTATCGTTGGTTCTTTCCTTAATGTCTGCATTTATAGAATTCCAAGAAATCTTTCGATTATTACACCTTCATCAAGATGTCCTTCCTGTAATACACCAATAAACGCCTTTGATAATATACCATTACTCAGCTATTTTTTCCTTCGAGGAAGATGTAGAATCTGTAAAAAACGAATATCGCTGAGATATCCACTTGTTGAATTACTGAATGCATTATTATATGTATTTATACTCTGGAGATTCGGAATAGGATGGCATATGCTCATCTATTGTCTTTTTTGTTCTACACTGATTGTGATAACTTTCATAGATCTTGAATTCCAGATAATACCCGACCGAATAACTTTACCGGGCATAGTTATAGGACTTATTACAGGTTCCTTTTTTCTCTTTGATCCTTTCCTGAGATACTCTCTTCTTGGATGGAAAGCATCCATTATTGGCTTCCTGACAGGGGGTGGATTATTTTATGCTATTGCAGTATTAAGCAAAGGTGGAATGGGAGGAGGAGACATCAAAATGATGGCAATGGTCGGTGCTATAATGGGATGGAAATCTGTACTCCTGACTACATTTATTGGCAGTCTTGCAGGAGCAATCTTTGGAATATTTCTCATGATATTCAGAGGAAAAGGTCGCAAGACTAAAATTCCCTTTGGACCATTCCTTGCCCTTGGAACACTTGCAACCCTGTTTTATGGACAGGAGATGTTTAACTTTTATTTTTACAGATAATTTATGAATATTGAGTTTATTTTTTTCAATTCTATTATTTTACTTATCCTGGCACTCATATCTTTCTTTCTAATAAGGGCTTTTTTTAAAGTATACAGTAGAAAAAAGAATTTAGATCAAAAGGATCTCTCAAAAGTAGGCTTCGTCGTGGACACCTTTCATGAACTTGTAGCCAAGCTGAAAGAGAAGGAAAAAGAACTCGAGATTCTTCGCAAAAAAGCTGAAGATAGGGCTACTGCAATCGAAGGTTATAATGAAAATATTCTTCAGAGTGTTCCAAGTGGGGTTATAAGCTTTGATGACAATCTGAGGATTACAAAGGTTAATCAATCTGCTGAAAAGATACTCGAAATGGATGGAAAGAGCATCATAGGCAAATATCATGAAGAAGTTTTGAACAAACCGATTACTGATATGCTAAATGAAAGAAAAATCACAGAAAGGGGTGAAATAAGTTATAAAACAAACTCAGGCAAAAGGATATGGTTGGGGCTTACAATTTCCCCACTAAAAGACAAGGAGGGAAAGACAATAGGTCAGATCCTCGTTTTTACCGATCTTACCCATCTCAAGTCATTCGAGGCTCAAATGGAATTGAGGGATAAACTCGCCAGTCTTGGTGAAATATCAGCCGGCATCGCTCACGAGTTAAGGAATCCGATGGCAGTAATTGCAGGATATACAAAACTTCTTTATAAAAAAGTGGATGAATCCATGAAAGCTACGGTCGGAGCTATATCAAAAGAGATATCAGTAATGGACAGAATTATTACGGATTTTCTCTCATTTGCAAAACCTCTTGAACTTACAATTTCTAATATTGATCTTAAGTCACTTATAGAGAAATGTATTTCTTCATTAAGGGAAGAAAGAACTGATATTAAATTTTTTCTAAATTTTCAGGAAATACCTTTAATTAAAGGTGATGAAGTTCTTCTCAGACAGGCATTCACAAATCTTATACAGAACTCGACCGAAGCAATGCCTCAAGGTGGTGAACTGAAAATAACTGCGGATAAGGATGATTATCTCAATGTATCTATTTCAGATTCAGGTCATGGAATTTCAGAGAATATAATTGACAAAATCTTTTTGCCATTTTTTACTACAAAAGAAAAAGGTACAGGACTTGGTCTTGCTATTGTCCACAAGATTATTATTTCCCACGGAGGCAGTATTTCTGTCACAAGCAATGAAAAAGGGACTACATTCAGAATCAGATTCCCTATAAAATAACCCTAAAAAAGGAGCAAACTATGTCAAAAATAACAATTCTTGATCTTCTTAAAAAAAAGAGTGAAAAAAGAAAGATTACGATGATTACTGCATATGATTATCCTTTTGCACGGATAGTTGACGAGGCGGGAATAGATGGTATTATAGTGGGTGATTCCGTTGGTATGGTTGTGCAAGGACTTGAAAACACTTTGCCGGTGACGATGGATGAAATGATATATCATACTAAAATTGTTTCAAAAGCAGTAAATAATGCAATGATCATCGGCGACCTTCCTTTTATGTCTTATCAAGCAAGCATAGAAGAAGGGGTAAGAAATGCAGGCAGATTTATAAAAGAAGCTGGGGCTACCTGTGTGAAAATAGAAGGTGGGGCCGAAGTGGCTGAACATATCAGAAGAATGACGAAATCAGATATTCCTGTTATGGCACATATCGGCCTCACACCTCAGTCCATTCACAGAATGGGTGGGTATAGAGTTCAGGGTAAAACTGAAGAAGCTGCGAGAAGATTAATTGAAGAAGCTCATATTGCCGAGGATGCTGGAGCTTGTTCACTACTTCTTGAGGCGATACCTATGAAACTTGCGAAAACTATTACCGATTCAATCTCCATACCAACTATTGGTATTGGCGCAGGGCCATATTGTGATGGTCAGGTTCTCGTCTTACATGATGTTCTGGGTCTATTTGAGAGGTTTTTACCAAAATTTGCAAAACGATATGTAAATCTGAAAGAAGAAGCATTAAAGGCAATTAAAACATATAAGGAAGAGGTCGAAAACGGCATCTTCCCTTCAGAAGAACAGAGTTTCAAATAACCTAACCCTGATTATTTATAAACTATGATTAAGCCAAATAATGCAGATATTGCTCGAAAATTTCGTTAACTCGATATCCCCCCTTCGTCCCCCCTTGGCAAGGGGAGAATTAAAGTCAGGCTTTATAGATTTTTTAATCGCATTTTTCGGGTTAAATACTATGTCCTGTATATATATTAAGAATTTATGAATGAATAAAATTGGCTAAATTAGCGAATAGAAATACCATGTGTCTTAAGCATATCAGTAAATGGTCTACCGAATATAAAAAGTTCGAACTCCACTTTAAGCCCCAATTCATTTTTTGCATACTCACGGATAGTAATATCTCTTTTTACAAGTTCAGATAATAATTCGAGATTCTTTTTATAATCTTTGCCTCGTTTTATAAGTGATACAAGATTACTAAATTCGTCACAAGAGCATTGTTGCTCATGAGCCTTAATAATATCCAGAATGGGATCATCAGGATTGATAATATCTGCACGGGAAAGGTTATCTTTTCCTATTATACTTATCAAGTCCGAAGGGTCCCAACACTTAAGCAGACGACATTCTATAAACCGATGTCTGTAAATCTTACATGATGAATCCTTTTCACTGAAAAAAATACAAGACCAGTTTTCATTTTTACCCAATACTTTTAATAATTCTTTCTGGTTTTTCCCCAGCTTTCTTGTAACAGGGTCATACACCATCTCTCCTTTTCTCAATGTTACAAGATGCTGATGACCAGCATATCCTGCCAATAATATTGCTTTGTCCTTATCATGCAAAACCGGGCCACCTCTTTTACAACATGTTCCACACCTTATACAGTATGACCTTAAGCTTTTTTCTTTTCTCCTTTGACGGTAAAAATTCATTTCTTTAAGATACGCTTCAAATTCTCTATTCTCGCTGAAAGTCCTTCTCTTAAAACA includes:
- a CDS encoding PAS domain-containing protein; the encoded protein is MDTFHELVAKLKEKEKELEILRKKAEDRATAIEGYNENILQSVPSGVISFDDNLRITKVNQSAEKILEMDGKSIIGKYHEEVLNKPITDMLNERKITERGEISYKTNSGKRIWLGLTISPLKDKEGKTIGQILVFTDLTHLKSFEAQMELRDKLASLGEISAGIAHELRNPMAVIAGYTKLLYKKVDESMKATVGAISKEISVMDRIITDFLSFAKPLELTISNIDLKSLIEKCISSLREERTDIKFFLNFQEIPLIKGDEVLLRQAFTNLIQNSTEAMPQGGELKITADKDDYLNVSISDSGHGISENIIDKIFLPFFTTKEKGTGLGLAIVHKIIISHGGSISVTSNEKGTTFRIRFPIK
- the nusA gene encoding transcription termination/antitermination protein NusA, with the protein product MSKELCFVIDQISREKGISRETLIETLRSALLSAVRKRFGGRTNINLQIDPKTCDILVFETKYIVSKVSNKDEEISLEDANKISPEASVGNTINIPLNFHDFSRIAAQTAKQVIFQRVREAERDVIYNEFKDKTGEIVSGVVMRKEKGFFYLNLGKTEAILPLKEMLPNENLKRGDNIRALIQDVRITPKGPAILVTRTSPQFVAALFKMEVPEINEGLVLIRNIVREPGERTKIAVYSKNPSIDPVGACVGMKGTRVQSIVRELRGERIDIIPWTDDPRELVARALSPASVDRIGINEDTKTAMVVVNDQQLSLAIGKKGQNVRLAMKLTGWDIDIISETEYSKMRIEEADKTFSPPSADG
- the panB gene encoding 3-methyl-2-oxobutanoate hydroxymethyltransferase → MSKITILDLLKKKSEKRKITMITAYDYPFARIVDEAGIDGIIVGDSVGMVVQGLENTLPVTMDEMIYHTKIVSKAVNNAMIIGDLPFMSYQASIEEGVRNAGRFIKEAGATCVKIEGGAEVAEHIRRMTKSDIPVMAHIGLTPQSIHRMGGYRVQGKTEEAARRLIEEAHIAEDAGACSLLLEAIPMKLAKTITDSISIPTIGIGAGPYCDGQVLVLHDVLGLFERFLPKFAKRYVNLKEEALKAIKTYKEEVENGIFPSEEQSFK
- a CDS encoding YkgJ family cysteine cluster protein; amino-acid sequence: MNFYRQRRKEKSLRSYCIRCGTCCKRGGPVLHDKDKAILLAGYAGHQHLVTLRKGEMVYDPVTRKLGKNQKELLKVLGKNENWSCIFFSEKDSSCKIYRHRFIECRLLKCWDPSDLISIIGKDNLSRADIINPDDPILDIIKAHEQQCSCDEFSNLVSLIKRGKDYKKNLELLSELVKRDITIREYAKNELGLKVEFELFIFGRPFTDMLKTHGISIR
- a CDS encoding prepilin peptidase, with amino-acid sequence MEYFIPYILSFLLGSIVGSFLNVCIYRIPRNLSIITPSSRCPSCNTPINAFDNIPLLSYFFLRGRCRICKKRISLRYPLVELLNALLYVFILWRFGIGWHMLIYCLFCSTLIVITFIDLEFQIIPDRITLPGIVIGLITGSFFLFDPFLRYSLLGWKASIIGFLTGGGLFYAIAVLSKGGMGGGDIKMMAMVGAIMGWKSVLLTTFIGSLAGAIFGIFLMIFRGKGRKTKIPFGPFLALGTLATLFYGQEMFNFYFYR
- the recG gene encoding ATP-dependent DNA helicase RecG, which gives rise to MDKDPSDFQIQYIKGVGPYRAKLLTRLGIKTVKDALYYLPYRYEDRSNIRKISDLRYSSLETAAGKIVSAEVIKLPGKNLKIFELTIYDGSGILKGKWFNQPYMKKIFKLGQEILLCGIVKRNPYWGIGFEMDNPEYEIITDEDISIHMNRIVPIYRVTSGLSVRQMRSILYNIINTFTKTLCDHLPKEVRERNTLPDLSKSISEVHFPSSVTDIEILNRWATEYHRRLSFDELFMLELGLAVMKKGFTQEKGISFNPEGKLLRKFIEILPFKLTMAQKKIFNEILRDMKKPNPMNRLIQGDVGCGKTVVALMAMLVATECGYQSTLMAPTEILAEQHYLNIYKLLEDLGLKICLLTGSKKDRPLDKIAAGEVDIIVGTHALIQESVTFSKLGLVVIDEQHRFGVIQRSLLRKKGINPDVLVMTATPIPRTLSLTLYGDLDYSIIDELPPNRRPITTILVKSSQKEYIYRLIKEEVKKGRQVYVVYPIIEESEKIDLKSAILGKKAFEKVFPYLKIGLIHGKMKAIERETIMTAFKHGEIQILVSTTVIEVGVDVPNATLMVIIHAERFGLSQLHQLRGRIGRSSHKSYCILVAYEPYGEEAKRRLNIMVKTNDGFKIAEEDLAIRGPGEFFGTRQSGVPDLKIANIVRDASLLNEARKEAFNIIDIDPELLSFPSLKNSLEQFWHGKIELFKTG